The DNA sequence AATCCCAAGCGCAGAAACGTGGCGGCAACGCTGCGTTCATTTCCATCGACGAAGCTCTAGCCGAGGAACGTTACCGTCTGTTACCGGCCACAGTCGCAGACCCAGCCCAACTCCTCGACCACGTGTGGGCCAACACCGTAATTGATCGAGTCCTGCAACAATTGAAAGCGCATTGCGCCGCCGCTGGCATCGCCACTTTGTTCGAGGTCTTGCACAACTACATCACAGGCGATGCCGTCCGTGGCGATTATGCAGCGGCCGCGACGCGGCTGCAAATGACCGAAGCCGCCGCTCGCAAGGCCACGCACGATTTGCGCGCTGAATTCCGGCGGTTGCTCTTTCGGGAAATCGGCCGCACCGTGGGCAGTCCGGCCGGAATCGAAGACGAAATCCGTCAGTTGTTTGCGCTCTTTGCCAGATAACGCGCCGCGTAGCCGCCGACGTGAGGAGGCGGACTCGTCTCGCAACTGGCGTGTCCGCGGGGCGCGGAATTCATTCCGCTTCACGGTCCGCAGTGCGCCAGAATGCGGAATAAATTCCGCGCTCCGAATCTTGGCAAAAGGAATGGCGCAGAAGTAAAGTCACATCCGCCTCGTCACCTCGGCGGCTACGGTTGAGAATATTCGTCATACTTCGGCACATTTGCTTTTAATTCAGTGATGAGAACCGCATGACCATGACCGCACGTCGCCTATGCCCTTCCTGTGGCGCGGAACTGCCCGCCGACGCCCCAACCGACGTGTGCGTTCCCTGCCTGCTGCGTCTCGGCCTGCCCGACCAACCGTCGCTTCCGAGCACCGAACCTAACCCGACTTGGCGGATTCGACCATGGGCTGAACTTTTTTTGCAGCGGAAGTGTTTGATTTTGTGAGGTAGTATCTGGCGTCGGGGGTAAAAGCGGCTGTAGTGAAGACCTACCCTATTCCCACGGGCTTGCCGATGTGCATAATCAACAGTCGTTATGTTTTTGCGCTACACCTCGCGAAAGAAAAACGGCAAGGAGCATCGTTACTACAGTCTGGTGGAAAATCGCCGCGTTGCCGGCGGCCGGGTCGTGCAACGCCACGCGCTTTATCTGGG is a window from the Verrucomicrobiota bacterium genome containing:
- a CDS encoding sigma-70 family RNA polymerase sigma factor, giving the protein SQAQKRGGNAAFISIDEALAEERYRLLPATVADPAQLLDHVWANTVIDRVLQQLKAHCAAAGIATLFEVLHNYITGDAVRGDYAAAATRLQMTEAAARKATHDLRAEFRRLLFREIGRTVGSPAGIEDEIRQLFALFAR